Proteins from a genomic interval of Amycolatopsis sp. cg13:
- the rsmG gene encoding 16S rRNA (guanine(527)-N(7))-methyltransferase RsmG yields the protein MSLDGATGTVRTAAVEVFGERVEQAAGYVELLATHGVERGLIGPREVDRLWERHVLNSAVIGEQIPSEARVVDVGSGAGLPGVPLAIARPDLDIVLLEPMARRVDWLAEVAEKLELPITIVRGRAEERSVREQLSGADVVTARAVAPLARLAGWCLPLVRPEGRLVALKGASAAEEISRDRDAVRKAGGAEPQVAECGKAVLEVPSTVVLIRRLPPKPNRPRGRRS from the coding sequence GTGAGCTTGGACGGCGCCACCGGGACGGTCCGGACCGCGGCGGTGGAGGTGTTCGGGGAGCGCGTCGAGCAAGCCGCCGGGTACGTGGAGCTGCTGGCGACTCATGGGGTCGAGCGAGGGTTGATCGGTCCGCGTGAGGTGGACCGGCTGTGGGAGCGGCACGTGCTGAACTCCGCGGTGATCGGTGAGCAGATCCCGTCCGAGGCGCGTGTGGTCGACGTCGGGTCGGGTGCTGGGCTTCCGGGAGTACCGCTGGCGATCGCTCGACCGGACCTCGATATCGTGCTCTTGGAACCCATGGCTCGCCGGGTTGACTGGTTGGCCGAGGTCGCCGAGAAGCTGGAACTCCCGATCACCATCGTCCGTGGACGCGCCGAGGAGCGGTCCGTACGCGAGCAGCTGAGTGGCGCAGACGTCGTCACCGCTCGCGCGGTCGCTCCCCTCGCTCGGCTCGCGGGCTGGTGCCTTCCCCTGGTTCGTCCCGAAGGTCGACTGGTTGCCCTCAAAGGTGCCAGCGCCGCTGAAGAGATCTCCCGTGACCGCGACGCGGTGCGCAAGGCCGGTGGTGCCGAACCACAGGTCGCTGAATGCGGGAAGGCAGTACTCGAAGTCCCCAGCACGGTGGTCCTGATCCGTCGCCTGCCGCCGAAGCCGAACCGGCCACGCGGCAGACGGAGCTAG
- a CDS encoding ParA family protein — MNPPPSDSAEASQEMGWTPIAEEAVRAASVLHPKEGVLPRPSRRRVLTVANQKGGVGKTTSTVNLAAALAVHGLKTLVIDLDPQGNASTALDIDHRSGTPSIYEVLIGEVSIAEAAQQSEQSPNLYCVPATIDLAGAEIELVSMANRETRLKEALSSGALDEIGVDYVFIDCPPSLGLLTVNAMVAAQEVLIPIQCEYYALEGLGQLLSNIELVQQHLNRELSVSTILLTMYDGRTKLADQVTNEVRNHFGDTVLKTVIPRSVKVSEAPGYGQTVLAYDPGSRGAMSYLDAAKEIAERGVNERSSTT, encoded by the coding sequence GTGAATCCCCCGCCGTCCGACTCCGCGGAGGCCAGCCAGGAGATGGGCTGGACGCCGATCGCTGAAGAAGCCGTTCGCGCCGCGAGCGTGCTCCACCCCAAGGAAGGGGTGCTCCCCCGCCCCTCTCGCCGCCGGGTGCTGACCGTCGCCAACCAGAAGGGCGGGGTCGGCAAGACGACGAGCACCGTCAACCTGGCCGCGGCGCTCGCCGTACACGGACTGAAAACGTTGGTGATCGACCTCGACCCGCAGGGCAACGCCAGCACCGCGCTCGACATCGACCACCGCTCCGGGACGCCCTCGATCTACGAGGTGCTCATCGGCGAGGTCTCGATCGCCGAGGCCGCGCAGCAGAGCGAGCAGTCCCCCAACCTCTACTGCGTGCCCGCGACGATCGACCTCGCCGGTGCCGAGATCGAACTTGTCTCCATGGCGAACCGCGAGACGCGGCTCAAGGAGGCGCTGTCGTCCGGGGCGCTCGACGAGATCGGCGTCGACTACGTCTTCATTGACTGCCCGCCGTCGCTCGGTCTCCTCACCGTCAACGCGATGGTGGCGGCGCAGGAAGTGCTCATCCCGATCCAGTGCGAGTACTACGCGCTCGAAGGTCTCGGGCAGCTCCTCAGCAACATCGAACTCGTGCAGCAGCACCTCAACCGCGAACTCAGCGTGTCGACGATTCTGCTCACCATGTACGACGGTCGCACCAAGCTGGCCGATCAGGTGACCAACGAGGTCCGCAACCACTTCGGCGACACGGTGCTGAAGACCGTCATCCCGCGCAGCGTGAAGGTGTCCGAGGCACCCGGCTACGGCCAGACCGTCCTCGCCTACGACCCCGGTTCACGTGGTGCCATGAGCTATCTCGACGCGGCGAAGGAGATCGCCGAGCGGGGTGTGAACGAGAGGAGCAGCACCACATGA
- a CDS encoding ParB/RepB/Spo0J family partition protein: MTERRGGLGRGLAALIPTGPATPPPAATEAATPAEKAVREDKGWFAANGAAGQPVAGGEVAGAVYREIPVSSVKPNPKQPRQVFDEEALAELEHSIREFGLMQPIVVRELGDDEYELVMGERRLRASQQAELEAIPAIVRQTADESMLRDALLENIHRVQLNPLEEAAAYQQLLDEFAVTHEELASRIGRSRPVITNTIRLLKLPLAVQRRVAAGVLSAGHARALLSLEDPESQEELAARIVAEGMSVRATEEAVTLKKSEKPAKPKAAPRKPIQAPGLQELANRLSDRFDTRVKVDLGRRKGRIVLEFGSVDDLERIVGIIDANSGEKSANQTDETD; this comes from the coding sequence ATGACTGAGCGCAGAGGAGGGCTCGGCCGCGGGCTGGCGGCCCTGATCCCGACCGGACCGGCGACGCCTCCTCCGGCCGCGACCGAGGCAGCCACGCCCGCGGAGAAAGCGGTGCGCGAGGACAAGGGCTGGTTCGCGGCGAACGGTGCCGCGGGTCAGCCGGTCGCGGGCGGCGAGGTCGCCGGCGCGGTGTACCGCGAGATCCCGGTCAGCTCGGTCAAGCCGAACCCGAAGCAGCCTCGCCAGGTTTTCGACGAGGAAGCACTCGCCGAACTCGAGCATTCGATCCGCGAGTTCGGGCTCATGCAGCCGATCGTCGTCCGCGAACTCGGCGACGACGAGTACGAACTCGTCATGGGCGAACGTCGGCTGCGCGCCTCGCAGCAGGCGGAGCTCGAGGCGATTCCCGCGATCGTGCGGCAGACCGCTGACGAGTCGATGCTGCGGGACGCGTTGCTGGAGAACATCCACCGCGTGCAGCTGAACCCGCTCGAAGAGGCGGCGGCTTACCAGCAGCTGCTGGACGAGTTCGCGGTGACGCACGAGGAGCTGGCGAGCCGCATCGGCCGCAGCCGTCCGGTCATCACGAACACCATCCGGCTGCTCAAACTCCCCCTCGCCGTGCAGCGGCGGGTGGCCGCGGGCGTCCTGTCCGCCGGGCACGCGCGGGCGCTGCTGTCGCTGGAGGATCCGGAAAGCCAGGAAGAACTGGCGGCGCGGATCGTCGCGGAGGGCATGTCGGTGCGCGCCACCGAGGAAGCCGTCACGCTGAAGAAGAGCGAGAAGCCGGCCAAGCCGAAGGCCGCTCCCCGCAAGCCGATTCAGGCACCCGGATTGCAGGAACTCGCGAACCGGCTGTCCGATCGGTTCGACACCCGGGTGAAGGTCGACCTCGGCCGGCGCAAGGGACGCATCGTTCTCGAGTTCGGGTCGGTCGACGACCTCGAGCGGATCGTCGGGATCATCGACGCGAATTCCGGGGAAAAATCGGCGAATCAGACCGACGAAACCGATTAG
- a CDS encoding D-alanine--D-alanine ligase encodes MVDRTVAVLAGGLSHERDVSLRSGRRLSAALRAEGLTVEEWDTDAGLLERLRTQRPDAVVVALHGGEGENGSVQTVLEMLDVPFVGTHSQGCRRAWDKPTAKAFVQQAGFSTPDWIVLPHSTFRELGAQSVLDAMVERLGLPLILKPDQGGSALGTQVVREASELPAAMVGCFAYGDTVLAERFVDGVEVAVTVIEGENGAEALPAVEIVPESGVYDYTARYTAGLTDFFTPARISDEAAKAVGELAVGAHRWLGLRDISRTDAVITPDGGVHFLEVNLSPGLTETSTVPMAVEAAGTTLGSVFADLVARAVARAN; translated from the coding sequence GTGGTCGACCGTACCGTTGCCGTGCTCGCCGGCGGGCTTTCCCACGAACGCGACGTTTCGCTTCGCTCCGGGCGCAGGCTGTCCGCCGCGCTGCGGGCCGAGGGCCTCACGGTGGAGGAGTGGGACACCGACGCCGGGCTGCTGGAACGGCTGCGCACGCAGCGTCCGGACGCGGTTGTCGTCGCCTTGCACGGCGGCGAGGGCGAGAACGGCTCGGTGCAGACCGTGCTGGAGATGCTCGACGTGCCGTTCGTCGGCACCCACTCGCAGGGCTGCCGCCGGGCTTGGGACAAGCCGACCGCGAAGGCGTTCGTGCAGCAGGCCGGGTTCTCCACGCCGGACTGGATTGTGTTGCCGCACAGCACTTTCCGCGAACTGGGTGCCCAGTCGGTGCTCGACGCGATGGTCGAGCGGCTCGGTCTTCCGCTGATCCTCAAGCCGGATCAGGGCGGGTCCGCGCTCGGCACGCAGGTGGTCCGGGAGGCTTCCGAGCTGCCCGCGGCGATGGTCGGCTGCTTCGCCTACGGCGACACCGTGCTCGCGGAACGGTTCGTAGACGGCGTTGAAGTGGCCGTCACGGTCATCGAAGGGGAGAACGGGGCTGAGGCCCTGCCCGCGGTGGAGATCGTGCCGGAGAGCGGCGTCTACGACTACACCGCGCGCTACACCGCCGGTCTCACCGACTTCTTCACCCCGGCGCGGATTTCCGACGAAGCCGCGAAGGCGGTCGGTGAACTCGCCGTCGGCGCGCACCGGTGGCTCGGGCTGCGCGACATCTCGCGCACCGACGCGGTGATCACGCCGGACGGGGGAGTCCACTTCCTCGAAGTGAACCTCTCGCCGGGTCTCACCGAAACCTCGACGGTGCCGATGGCCGTCGAAGCCGCCGGCACCACCCTCGGTTCGGTTTTCGCGGACCTCGTCGCGCGCGCCGTCGCCCGCGCGAACTGA